The sequence GGTCATCGTTGGCGTCAGTTGGGCAATATGTAGGGGAGCATCGGGACTTGTGCCCCTTGTCAAGAGGCTGCCTATCCCTACTGTGTACCATTGCGAGTCGCCATGGAACGTCGAGTGTCATCCTTATCCCAGGGGCAGCGCCTGCTAGCCGCCATTATGATTACCGATGCGGTAGGTTTCAGCACCCGTATGTCGGTAGAGGAAGAACGCACTCTGCGGCTGATTGACCGCGACTTGACCCTAATTAGCGACATCTGCCGAGAATTCGGCGGCACGGTGCTCAAATCGACTGGCGATGGTCTACTGATTTACTTTCTCAGTGCCGTAGAGGCGGTATCGTGCGGCCTAGAAATGCAGCGGCGGTTGGTCGATCTAGCGGAGGGGCTAGAGCCGGATCAGTACCTTGACCACCGCATTGGGGTGCACCTGGGTGATATTTTGGTCAGCGAACAAGACGTGATGGGCAACGGCGTCAATGTCACCGCTCGCTTGCAGACCTACTCCAAGCCCAGAGGGCTGTGTGTCTCGCGCACCATTTACGATGTCGTCAAAGCGCGGCTTAATCTTCATGCCACGTTTTTAGGGCCGCTGCACCTCAAAAATATCGAAGAGCCCGTGCCCGCCTACCAGCTTGCCCTCCAGGCGGAAGACACTGAGACTAGCCCCCACGGCTCAGAAGACCACACCTGCACCCTACCCATGACCACCGAGGCGCTGCTGGCCAACGCCGTGCGCACGCTCAGCACCCACACCCACAGCCTGCGCATTAAAAAGCTGGTGTTTGCCGCCTATCAAAAAACTTGGGAAAACGATCCGACGGTGCTGGAGCAGTTCGATCTGCAATCGCTGCTGCTGTCACTGCGCGATCGCTACCCCGCGATTCACGATCTAGAAGAGCAGCTTCAGCGGATAGTCGATGGGCTCAACCGTCAAGATCTCTATACTGAGATGGCAAAAATAGTGGTGAAGCAGCTGCAACCCTGGTACGGGCGATCGCTGTTTCAGAACCCTGAGGGCACGGGCGACTTTACCCAACTCACCGTGCGTTCTGTGGAAGAACGCTGCCACACCATTGCCGAACAACTTGATCAAAACCCCGAATCCCTGCGCTTGCGCAAGCTGATCTACTGTCTCTGCTACAACAATTGGGAAAATGACCCCAGCCGCCTCAGCGAACTGTACCTGCCGGGGCTGATTCAGCAGATTTTGACCGTGGCCCCTAAACCCCAGGATCTGCGCTATCGCCTAGACCGCATTGTGAAGCATCTCAACCGCCGACAGCAGTACGCGCAATTGGCCAACCAAATTGTGGTCAACTTTCAGGGGCTGTATCAAAGCCAAGCCGATGCCATTGCCCTAGCGGAGGCCTCGCCGAGAGACGAGGCGAATCCTGTAGCCGACGCCTCTGGCCCCTCAGGCAATAATGCCGGGAGTAACAGTGCCGGGAGCAACAGTGCCGGGAACAACAGCGCCGAGGGCAGCTACACCACCCTCACCAGTCTGGCTAGCCCAGGGGCCCATGCCAACCAATCACCCGACATGACCACCCTCCAAGGCACCCTGGATAACCCCCTAGGAGGGGAGGCTGACGACCGAGGACCACGGCGCGATCGCGCTTTTCTATTTGACCTCCGGGGCGATATTATTCAGTACGCCAATCCCCTGCGAGCCAAGATTTTGCTCTATTCTTGCCTAAACGGCCCCTTTGGCTACACCGCCCAAGACTGGTCAAGTCTCAGCCGCCAAACCCTCGATGATCTGCTCCAGAAAACCTTTGATTACTGCCCCACCTATGCTGATTTAGACAGCAAGCTCAGTATTATTGCCCATTGCCTGGGCCGGGCTGGCGACGGCGGGCAGGTGGCTAGCGCCATTAGCCAGGCCATGCGCGCCTACTACCCCCAAGACCCCAATGACGTCCTTGCCCCTCTCGCCCCTGAGGGGGCCGCAGCCCAAACGCCGCCTCTAGCTGAAGCCAATCCTGACGTCACTCCTGAGCCATTTAGCC is a genomic window of Nodosilinea sp. E11 containing:
- a CDS encoding adenylate/guanylate cyclase domain-containing protein, with product MERRVSSLSQGQRLLAAIMITDAVGFSTRMSVEEERTLRLIDRDLTLISDICREFGGTVLKSTGDGLLIYFLSAVEAVSCGLEMQRRLVDLAEGLEPDQYLDHRIGVHLGDILVSEQDVMGNGVNVTARLQTYSKPRGLCVSRTIYDVVKARLNLHATFLGPLHLKNIEEPVPAYQLALQAEDTETSPHGSEDHTCTLPMTTEALLANAVRTLSTHTHSLRIKKLVFAAYQKTWENDPTVLEQFDLQSLLLSLRDRYPAIHDLEEQLQRIVDGLNRQDLYTEMAKIVVKQLQPWYGRSLFQNPEGTGDFTQLTVRSVEERCHTIAEQLDQNPESLRLRKLIYCLCYNNWENDPSRLSELYLPGLIQQILTVAPKPQDLRYRLDRIVKHLNRRQQYAQLANQIVVNFQGLYQSQADAIALAEASPRDEANPVADASGPSGNNAGSNSAGSNSAGNNSAEGSYTTLTSLASPGAHANQSPDMTTLQGTLDNPLGGEADDRGPRRDRAFLFDLRGDIIQYANPLRAKILLYSCLNGPFGYTAQDWSSLSRQTLDDLLQKTFDYCPTYADLDSKLSIIAHCLGRAGDGGQVASAISQAMRAYYPQDPNDVLAPLAPEGAAAQTPPLAEANPDVTPEPFSPGDRPAIVARASSRSSA